In one Diceros bicornis minor isolate mBicDic1 chromosome 2, mDicBic1.mat.cur, whole genome shotgun sequence genomic region, the following are encoded:
- the SELENOT gene encoding thioredoxin reductase-like selenoprotein T, whose protein sequence is MRLLLLLLVAASAVVRSDASANLGGVPGKRLKMQYATGPLLKFQICVSUGYRRVFEEYMRVISQRYPDIRIEGENYLPQPIYRHIASFLSVFKLVLIGLIIVGKDPFAFFGMQAPSIWQWGQENKVYACMMVFFLSNMIENQCMSTGAFEITLNDVPVWSKLESGHLPSMQQLVQILDNEMKLNVRMDSIPPHRS, encoded by the exons ATGAGGCTTCTGCTACTTCTCCTGGTGGCGGCGTCGGCGGTGGTCCGGAGCGACGCGTCGGCCAACCTGGGTGGCGTGCCTGGCAAGAGATTAAAGATGCAGTACGCCACGGGGCCGCTGCTCAAGTTCCAAATTTG TGTTTCCTGAGGTTATAGGCGGGTGTTTGAGGAGTACATGCGGGTGATTAGCCAGCGGTACCCAGACATCCGCATTGAAGGCGAGAATTACCTCCCTCAGCCGATATACAG acACATAGCATCTTTCCTGTCAGTCTTCAAACTAGTATTAATAGGCTTAATAATTGTTGGCAAGGATCCTTTTGCTTTCTTTGGCATGCAAGCTCCTAGCATCTGGCAGTGGGGCCAAGAAAATAAG GTTTATGCGTGTATGATGGTCTTCTTCTTGAGCAACATGATTGAGAACCAGTGTATGTCAACAGGTGCATTTGAGATAACTTTGAATG atgtaCCTGTGTGGTCTAAGCTGGAATCTGGTCACCTTCCATCCATGCAACAGCTTGTTCAAATTCTTGACAATGAGATGAAGCTCAATGTGCGTATGGATTCAATCCCACCTCATCGATCATAG